The genomic region CCGCCAACTCCTGCGATGGCCTGATCGAAGGCATCCGCGGCGGTGGATACATTCCAGTCCGAGGTCAGGCCATCGGGACCGATATATGCCACCGCGTCACCAGCCTTGACTCCGGTAGCCAGAGGATCGAGCTTCAAAACATATACGCGGTCCGGGATGATCCCGCTGATGACGTATCTGCCGTCGGCTCCGGTAACCCCATGAGCAATGACTTTGCCAGTTACCTTGTCCACGGCGTTGATTTGCACTCCCGCCACTGGTTTGCCATCCGGTCCGTTGACGATTCCCACGACCTTGGTCAAAGCCGCGGGCGCGGTAGAGCTTATGGCGTTAGCGGGCATGGCCAGAGCCACGGCGAAAATCACGCCGACGAGCAAGCCGAGTCCCACTTTAGTCACGTCTTTGTCCTCCGGTCGGAAAAACCCTTGTTAATCTAGTCTCACCAAATTGACAATTCAAGACCTTTTTGCGTGATTTCAGGCCGAGTTTGCGCAGTGGTGGGAGAGCGGAACAAGGGTCGCCAGGATGGCGATGGTTGCCTCCGAATCTCGCTCCCATCCGGGGCAACATTCGGGTTTCCCAAGCAGCCATGTCCTGGCGCACTGCGGCGATCCCGGCGCGAAAATCACTGCGTCCCTGGGCGAGTTCGCCCTTCAGATCAGCCATCTTGCCTCCGGCGCCCACAAACTTTTCGTTCATTTCGTGTCGACGTGCGGCGAGATCGTACTTGTTTATCCCAGCTTCGGTGAAAGCCTCTCCCATCGCCGGCGATAAAGCTTCGGCCTGTTCCTGGGTGAAGTGGGCCTCGCGCAACCGTTTAGCGAGCTTGAGCGTGTCCAAGGCGGTGGTCATGTCTAATTTTTATGCTAAATTGTCATAGCTGCCGCGGTGTTCCAGCTTCAAGGTTCGACGCGGGCCAGTTCGTGATGCCAGGATTGGCGCACCCAAGGCTGGCCATGGCAATCCTCGACCGCAGAATCGCTGCATCGCTCCAACATCGAAGCCTCGACCATAAGCTTCTGACCCTGCAGATAGCAGTGAAAATAATAATCGTAAGAGACCGAGGGCTTAGGGCCGGGCAGGAACCCCAGCACTTTGAGTTCCATCGGGAGAACTCCGAAAGCATGCAACATGACGAAATTGCCGTTCTGAAAGACGATGTCGGTATGTCCCCGGCGCTCGCCCACCGACGGCACCACCCATTGTGAGGTCAAGTGGAGGGGACTGTCGGCCGAAAAGCTAGCCGTCGTGGTGCTGCCCAACCGGTTAAAACACAATTGATAGGTCGCCGGCGACCACCCGTCGACCTCTGGGCCTTCGAGAAATCGCCAGGTGTCGGGCTTGGTTATGGTGGCCTGCCAACATCCCTCGAAACCCGGCGCCATCTGGGGCAG from Candidatus Binataceae bacterium harbors:
- a CDS encoding carboxypeptidase-like regulatory domain-containing protein; its protein translation is MTKVGLGLLVGVIFAVALAMPANAISSTAPAALTKVVGIVNGPDGKPVAGVQINAVDKVTGKVIAHGVTGADGRYVISGIIPDRVYVLKLDPLATGVKAGDAVAYIGPDGLTSDWNVSTAADAFDQAIAGVGGGLGSFGAGAGIGTLGALGIGLGATGAVLGGTLGGIAASGGFSSSSPASPSK